A region from the Alosa alosa isolate M-15738 ecotype Scorff River chromosome 7, AALO_Geno_1.1, whole genome shotgun sequence genome encodes:
- the LOC125298229 gene encoding uncharacterized protein LOC125298229, which produces MAMESPVSLTQQVPCGGLILAVKEEDGESGCGERRGSGKESIVEESALRAEYPVSSAEDIKTEQVQEEEDESHLAPVFSSEAASSTLSLADPLHLVQLSRVPMKLVDCCRTGQHGTEKNREGEQQKSLDTGIQDIVPLTSCSLSVVLELDTGVQDIVPLTSCSLSVVLELDTGVQDIVPLTSCSLSVVLGLDTSVQDIVPLTSCSLSVVLGLDTVMLNVILCSSCCLGTGGSKSSAHRSDSAGMQTSVIAVTRGSS; this is translated from the exons atGGCCATGGAGAGTCCAGTCAGTCTg ACTCAGCAGGTGCCGTGTGGTGGTCTGATCCTTGCAGTTAAAGAAGAAGATGGTGAAAGTGGATGTGGGGAGCGGAGAGGCTCTGGCAAGGAGAGCATAG TAGAAGAATCCGCCCTCAGAGCAGAATACCCCGTCTCTTCAGCTGAAGACATCAAAACTGAACAGGTCCAG gaagaggaagatgaatcACACTTGGCTCCAGTGTTCAGCTCTGAAGCTGCCTCATCCACCCTGTCCCTTGCAGACCCCCTGCATCTGGTCCAGTTAAGCAGGGTGCCCATGAAGTTGGTGGACTGCTGCAGGACAGGACAGCATGGGacagagaagaacagagaaggAGAACAGCAGAAGAGTC TGGACACTGGCATACAGGACATCGTCCCCTTGACTTCctgcagtctgtctgttgtcctGGAGCTGGACACTGGCGTACAGGACATCGTCCCCTTGACTTCctgcagtctgtctgttgtcctGGAGCTGGACACTGGCGTACAGGACATCGTCCCCTTGACCTCCTGCAGTCTGTCCGTTGTGCTTGGGTTGGACACTAGCGTACAGGACATCGTCCCCTTGACCTCCTGCAGTCTGTCCGTTGTGCTTGGGTTGGACACTGTCATGCTGAACGTCATCCTCTGTTCTTCCTGCTGCCTCGGCACTGGGGGGAGCAAGAGCTCCGCTCATCGTTCTGATTCTGCAGGGATGCAAACCTCAGTCATAGCAGTCACAAGAGGATCAAGTTAG